One Theropithecus gelada isolate Dixy chromosome 20, Tgel_1.0, whole genome shotgun sequence DNA segment encodes these proteins:
- the LOC112614624 gene encoding uncharacterized protein LOC112614624 isoform X1, whose amino-acid sequence MKQPAAGLHCTFQLPDCVFALPVGAPASPWLEMDPNCSCATGGSCTCAGSCKCKECKCTSCKKSECGAISRNLGAVAKIGRELKVGPECFLLGNWDFFAPVGHVIPSPCFLP is encoded by the exons ATGAAGCAGCCGGCTGCAGGGCTCCACTGCACTTTCCAACTGCCTGACTGCGTTTTTGCCTTACCGGTGGGAGCTCCAGCATCTCCTTGGCTCGAAATGGACCCCAACTGCTCCTGCGCCACTG GTGGTTCCTGCACATGCGCCGGCTCCTGCAAGTGCAAAGAGTGCAAATGCACCTCCTGCAAGAAGAGTGAGTGCGGGGCCATCTCCAGGAATCTGGGGGCTGTGGCTAAGATTGGGAGGGAACTCAAGGTTGGCCCTGAGTGCTTCCTTCTGGGGAACTGGGATTTCTTTGCCCCTGTTGGCCATGTCATTCCCTCTCCATGCTTTCTGCCCTGA
- the LOC112614624 gene encoding metallothionein-1E-like isoform X2, with protein MKQPAAGLHCTFQLPDCVFALPVGAPASPWLEMDPNCSCATGGSCTCAGSCKCKECKCTSCKKSCCSCCPVGCAKCAQGCVCKGASEKCSCCA; from the exons ATGAAGCAGCCGGCTGCAGGGCTCCACTGCACTTTCCAACTGCCTGACTGCGTTTTTGCCTTACCGGTGGGAGCTCCAGCATCTCCTTGGCTCGAAATGGACCCCAACTGCTCCTGCGCCACTG GTGGTTCCTGCACATGCGCCGGCTCCTGCAAGTGCAAAGAGTGCAAATGCACCTCCTGCAAGAAGA gctgctgctcctgctgccccGTGGGCTGTGCCAAGTGTGCCCAGGGCTGCGTCTGCAAAGGGGCGTCGGAGAAGTGCAGCTGCTGTGCCTGA